Within the Chromobacterium paludis genome, the region GGCCGGGCAGTAGCGCTGCTCTGGCGCGTCGTACTTGGCCAGATTGATGGCGATGGGCACCGAGGCGTCCTTCAACTTCAGGTGGGCCGGCTGGTCTTCGCTGTGGTTGGCGTTGGAGATGAACACCGAGGACAGGCGGTCGAAGGTCAGCACGCCGTCCGGCTTGGGATACGGGATGCGGTTGCATTCATAGGCCGGGCGCAGCGCCTCGTTGTCGGCATGCTTGTGGCGCAGCGTCCACGGCGCGCGGCCGCGGAACAGGAAGGTGTCGATGGCCGAATAAATCATGGCCGGCCACAGGCCCCAGCGGAAGGACGGGCGGATGTTGCGCACCTTGTACAGCTCGTCATGCACCCAGCTCTGCTTGAACTTGGCCGAGTAAGCCTTGGCCTCGCCGCCCTGCGCCTGGGCCTCGTCGCCCAGCAGTTCGAACACCGCCTCAGCCGCCAGCATGGCGGATTTCATCGCCGTGTGGGTACCCTTGATCTTGGGCACATTGAGGAAGCCGGCGGTGTCGCCAACTAAAACGCCGCCCGGGAAAGTCAGCTTGGGCAGACTTTGCAGACCGCCTTCCGCCAGCGCGCGCGCGCCGTAGGACACGCGGCGGCCGCCTTCGAACGTCTTCTTGATCGCCGGATGGGTCTTGAAGCGCTGGAATTCCTCAAACGGCGACAGATAAGGATTCTGGTAGTCCAGGCCCACCACGAAGCCCACCGCCACCAAATTGTCTTCCAGGTGGTAGAGGAAGGAGCCGCCATAAGTGGCGGTGTCCATCGGCCAGCCCACCGTATGCGTGATATGGCCGGGCTGATGG harbors:
- a CDS encoding electron transfer flavoprotein-ubiquinone oxidoreductase; the protein is MEYDVVIVGGGPSGLSAAIRLKQLAEQQGRDISVCLLEKGSEIGAHILSGAVIETGALTELLPNWKELDAPLNTPALSDRFLYLTETESIQLPTPPQMHNEGNYIVSLGNFCRWLGQQAENLGVEIYPGFAAAEVLYHADGSVKGVATGAVGTGKNGDQDGEPGMELWAKQTIFAEGCRGSLTKTLLSRFKLTDGSDPQTFGIGIKELWEVPAENHQPGHITHTVGWPMDTATYGGSFLYHLEDNLVAVGFVVGLDYQNPYLSPFEEFQRFKTHPAIKKTFEGGRRVSYGARALAEGGLQSLPKLTFPGGVLVGDTAGFLNVPKIKGTHTAMKSAMLAAEAVFELLGDEAQAQGGEAKAYSAKFKQSWVHDELYKVRNIRPSFRWGLWPAMIYSAIDTFLFRGRAPWTLRHKHADNEALRPAYECNRIPYPKPDGVLTFDRLSSVFISNANHSEDQPAHLKLKDASVPIAINLAKYDAPEQRYCPAGVYEIVGQDEGAPRLQINAQNCVHCKTCDIKDPTQNINWVTPEGGGGPNYPNM